CGAAGAGAAAGAAAGCCGCGACGAAGGTTACATTGAGAAATTAGTTCAAGTAAATCGTGTAGCTAAAACTGTTAAAGGTGGTCGTATCTTTACTTTTACTGCATTAACTGTAGTAGGTGATGGTAAAGGTCGTGTTGGTTTTGGACGTGGTAAATCACGTGAAGTACCAGCAGCTATCCAAAAAGCAATGGAAGCAGCACGTCGCAATATGATTCAAGTTGATTTAAATGGCACTACTTTACAGTATCCAATTAAATCAGTACATGGTGCTTCTAAAGTTTACATGCAGCCAGCCTCTGAAGGTACTGGTATCATCGCTGGTGGTGCTATGCGTGCTGTATTAGAAGTAGCAGGTGTACAAAACGTATTAGCTAAGTGCTATGGTTCTACTAATCCTGTAAACGTTGTGTATGCAACTTTTAAAGGTTTAAGAGACATGCAATCTCCTGATGCCGTGGCTACTAAGCGTGGTAAAACAGTAGAGGAGATTCTGTAATCATGGCTACTGCTAACAAAGTAAAAGTTACTCTTATCAAAAGTACTAATGGTCGTTTAGCGAACCACAAGGCTTGTGTTAAAGGGTTAGGTCTACGTCGTATTGGTCACACTGTTGAAGTATTAGATACTCCAGAAAACCGTGGCATGATCAATAAGGCTTATTACCTTCTAAGAGTGGAGGATTAATAATGGCCCTATTTTTAAATGAAATCGCTAGTGCCCCAGGTGCACGTAAAGCTAAATTACGTGTTGGCCGTGGTATTGGTAGCGGTTTAGGTAAAACTGCTGGTCGTGGTCATAAAGGTGTGACTTCTCGTACTGGTGGTGGCGTTGCTCCAGGTTTTGAAGGCGGTCAAATGCCTTTACACCGTCGTTTACCAAAATTTGGCTTCGTTTCACAAAAAGCTTTAGATCGTGCAGAAGTTCGTACTTCTGAATTAGCTAAAGTAAAGGCTGATGTAGTAACACTACAAACTTTAAAAGAAGCTAATGTGATTAACTATAGTGTTAAGCGCGTTAAATTAGTGTTATCTGGTAAAGTAGCAAGTGCATTTACATTAAAAGGTATTCCTGCTACCAAAGGTGCGCGGGAAGCTGTGGAAGCTGCTGGTGGTAAGTTCGAGGACTAAATGGCTAAGCAAAACGCTCTCTCTTCATTTGCAGGTGGTGGTTTAACAGAGTTATATACTCGGTTAAAATTCTTATTCCTAGCAATTATTGTGTATCGAATAGGTGCTCATATACCTGTTCCTGGAATTAATCCTGATCAATTAAAGATTTTATTCCAACAACAAGGAGGGACGATCTTTGACTTATTCAATATGTTCTCGGGTGGTTCTCTTGAGCGTATGAGTATTTTTGCCTTAGGGATTATGCCCTATATTTCGGCATCAATTATCATGCAGCTCATGACTGCCGTAGTTCCTTCGTTAGAACAATTACGAAAAGAAGGGGAAGCAGGCCGTCGTAAAATAACTCAATATACTCGTTATGGTGCGTTATTTTTAGCGATTGTTCAGGCCATTGGTATGTCATTAGGTTTGGCTAGTCAAGGTGTTACTTTTAGTACAGCTTTCTCCTTCTTTTTTATTGCAGTAACTACCTTTGTTGCTGGTTCAATGTTTTTAATGTGGTTGGGTGAGCAAATTACTGAGCGTGGTGTTGGTAATGGTATTTCCATGCTAATCTTCGCTGGTATTGTGGCTGGTATTCCTAGTGCAATCGTTCACTCCTTAGCTGCTTCTAATGAAACAGGTGACTATTTTAGATCATTTGCAACTTTGCTTGTGGTAGGTGTACTAATCATTGCGATTGTAGCTTTCGTAGTATTTGTTGAGCGTGGGCAACGTCGTATTGAAATTAGCTATGCTAGACGTCAACAACAAGGTTATAAGAATTTTGCTAAACAAACTAGCCATTTACCATTGAAAGTAAATATGGCTGGGGTTATTCCTGCTATTTTTGCTAGTAGTATTTTACTATTCCCAGCATCTATAGCACAGTGGTTTGGCAAGGCTGAAGGTTTAGGATGGTTGGGTTCTGTAGCTCAGTTGTTAGCACCTAATCAGCCACTTTATATATTGTTGTTTATTGCTGGTATTGTATTTTTCTGTTTCTTCTATACTGCATTGGTATTTAATCCAAAAGATGTAGCAGAAAATCTGAAAAAGTCTGGTGCTTTCATCCCTGGTATTCGTCCTGGTGAGCACACTGCTCGTTACATTGATGGCGTGTTAACACGTTTAACTTTGTTCGGAGCAATTTATATGGCGGCGGTATGCTTATTACCTCAATTTTTGATTTCAAAAATTGGTTTGCCATTTTATTTAGGTGGGACGTCTTTATTGATCGTAGTAGTAGTTGTGATGGACTTTATGGCTCAAGTACAATCACATCTAGTATCTCATCAATATGACTCTCTAATGAAAAAATCTAATCTGAAAACCTATGGTAGATCGTAGGTCATAAGGTTTGGGGAGCTAGTGATGAAAGTCCGTGCATCGGTAAAGAAATTATGCCGCAATTGTAAGATTATTCGTCGCAATGGTATTGTGCGAGTAATTTGTAGTGCAGAACCTCGTCACAAACAACGTCAGGGTTGATTGTGCGCTTATAGTGATTCTCAGTAGCTAGTGTGCTACTGAGTTATTTTTTAACTACAGCAATAATATTTTATACCTTATTCCTGACTTCCAAGGTGAAAATAGCTGTCAAATGGAGTTTAATGAATGGCCCGTATTGCAGGCGTAAACATTCCAGATAACAAACATACTGTTATCTCGTTGACTTACATTTATGGTGTAGGTCGCGTTACTGCACATCAAATTTGTGCAGCGGCTGGTATTAATCCAGCTACGAAGATCAAAGATCTTTCAGAAGAGCAGCTTGAACAGCTTCGTGGTGAAGTGGCTAAATTTACGACTGAAGGTGACTTACGTCGTGAAGTTAATATGAACATTAAACGTTTGATGGATTTAGGTTGCTTCCGTGGCCTACGTCACCGTCGCGGTTTACCTGTTCATGGTCAACGTACTAAAACGAATGCTCGTACCCGTAAGGGACCACGCAAGCCAATTCGCAAGTAATTGTCTACTATAGGATTTAATTATCATGGCAAAACCTGCTGCTCGTACTCGTAAAAAAGTCAAAAAGACGGTGGTTGATGGGATCGCCCATATCCACGCTTCTTTTAATAATACCATTGTAACTATTACTGACCGTCAAGGTAATGCTCTATCTTGGGCTACTGCTGGTGGTTCTGGTTTCCGTGGATCTCGTAAAAGTACTCCATTTGCTGCTCAAGTAGCGGCAGAACGTGCTGGTCAAGCAGCATTAGAGTACGGTTTAAAGAATCTTGAAGTAAATGTTAAAGGTCCTGGCCCTGGTCGTGAGTCTGCTGTTCGTGCACTTAACGCTTGTGGTTATAAGATCGCTAGCATTACTGATGTGACGCCAATTCCTCATAATGGATGTCGTCCACCTAAGAAACGTCGTGTTTAAGGAGGCAGTGAAAAATGGCTCGTTATATTGGTCCCAAATGTAAACTGTCTCGTCGTGAAGGTACAGATCTTTTCTTAAAGAGCGGTTCACGCGCGTTAGAATCAAAATGTAATATGGAAACTGCGCCTGGTCAACATGGTCAACGTCGTGGACGTTTATCTGACTATGGTTTACAGCTTCGTGAAAAACAAAAAGTGCGCCGTATTTATGGTGTATTAGAGCGTCAGTTCAGCGGTTACTATAAAGAAGCGGCTCGTCGTAAAGGTGCAACAGGTGAAAACTTATTGCAAATTCTTGAGTGCCGTTTAGATAACGTAGTATTCCGTATGGGATTTGGTGCTACTCGTGCGGAAGCACGTCAGTTAGTATCACACAAATCTATTACTGTGAACGGTCAAGTAGTTAATATTCCATCATACCAAGTGAAAGCAGGTGATGTAGTAGCCGTTCGTGAAAAATGTAAGAATCAACTACGTATTGCTCAAGCATTAGAATTGAACTCTTCTCGTGGTTTTGTAGCATGGGTTGAAGTAGATGCTAACAAGAAAGAAGGCGTCTTCAAGAGCGTTCCTGAGCGTAGCGATTTACCAGCTGACATCAATGAAAACCTGATCGTTGAGCTTTACTCCAAGTAATTGCTAAATTAAAGGTGCTACCATGCATAGTATGCTAAATGATTTTCTGACTCCTCGACATATTGATGTTGAGGACATCAGTACAACTCGCGCTAAGATTACTTTAGAGCCTCTTGAGCGTGGGTTTGGTCACACATTAGGTAATGCATTACGCCGTATCCTGCTTTCTTCTATGCCAGGTTGCGCTGTAATTGAAGCCGAAATTGATGGTGTGCTCCATGAGTACAGCACTATTGAAGGTGTGCAAGAGGATGTAATTGAAATATTGTTAAACCTAAAAGGTTTAGCTGTTAAGTTGCATGGCCGTGACGAAGTAACTTTGACCCTTTCTAAAAAGGGTGAAGGTGTAGTGACTGCAGCAGACATTCAATTAGAACATGACGTAGAAATCGTTAATCCAGACCATATCATTGCTCATTTATCTAATAAAGGTGCATTGAACATGAGATTAAAGATTGCTCGTGGTCGTGGTTATGTACCTGCTGATGCTCGTGCTTCAGATGATGAAACAAGAGCAATTGGTCGCTTACAATTAGATGCTACTTTTAGTCCAGTGCGTCGTGTTTCTTACGTAGTTGAAAATGCTCGTGTGGAACAACGTACTAACTTGGATAAATTAGTGCTTGATTTAGAAACCAATGGTACTTTAGATCCTGAAGAAGCAATTCGTCGTGCTGCGACTATTCTTCAACATCAATTAGCTGCGTTTGTTGATTTACAAAGTGAAATTGAAACGATAGTTGATGAGCCTGAAGATGAAATTGATCCAATTCTACTTCGTCCAGTTGATGATTTAGAGTTAACAGTACGTTCAGCTAATTGCTTGAAAGCAGAAAATATTTACTACATTGGTGATTTGATTCAGCGCACTGAAGTAGAATTATTGAAAACGCCGAATTTAGGTAAAAAATCTTTAACTGAGATTAAAGATGTTTTAGCTTCTCGTGGTCTATCGCTAGGCATGCGCCTAGACAACTGGCCGCCGGCAAGTATTAAGAAAGATGATCGGTCTTTTGGCTGATCCTAATTACCACCGAGTGTATATTTGGTAAGGAATTACAACCATGCGTCATCGTAAAAGTGGTCGCCATTTAAACCGTACAAGCTCACATCGTAAAGCTATGTTCCAAAACATGGCAGTATCGTTATTTGAGCATGAATTAATTAAAACTACATTACCTAAAGCAAAAGAATTACGTCGCGTTGCTGAGCCGTTAATTACTTTAGCTAAAGTAGATAGTGTTGCTAACCGTCGTTTAGCATTTAGCCGTACTCGTTCTAAAGAAGCTGTAGGTATTCTTTTTAACGAACTAGGCAAACGTTATGCTACTCGTCCAGGCGGCTATATCCGTATTTTAAAATGCGGTTTCCGTCAAGGTGATAATGCTCCTATGGCTTATGTAGAATTAGTTGATCGTCCTTTGAAGAAAGAAGCGGTTGAAGTGGAAGCTAGTGCTGAATAAGTAATTAGCTACAAAAGTCATAAAAAAAGCCAAGCTATATGCTTGGTTTTTTTATTGTTGAAATTTATTAATATTTTATTTTTTTATAAGTTGAAATTAATGTAGTAGGTTAGATTGTTTATGGAAGAAATATATCAATCGTACATACATTGAATAGATTCTTTTAATAGTCTGTATCTGTTTTATAAATATTTAAATAATATAAGTATAAAAGAGCATATTAACTATATGATAGAGAATTATTTATTGTTTAAAGATAAGTTGAAAACTTACCTTCAGCAAAGAAGTATGTTATTAATTCCGATCTGTAAGATACAGTTGTTGACCTGGTTTAATTGAAGCATTAGCGCTTAATTGATTAAGTTCTAATAGTCTCTCTAACTTAATATTATTCTTTTGTGAGATACTCCAAAGATTATCACCCGCTTGGATGGTATATTTTCTATTATCTTTTAATACAATAGTTCTTAAAGGTTGTTCTGAAGAGTTGCTACTAGTAGAGGTACTGGCCACCATTGGTACTTTAAGTTGTTGTCCTGCTCTTAGCATTTGATTGTTAGCAAGCTTATTGATACTTCTTAATTCATTTACAGTAGTGTTATGCCTTGCCGCAATACTGCCTAATGTATCACCTGAGCGAATGTTATAATTATTCCATAATGAAATGTTTTCATTAGGAATACTACCAGTTGCCAATAGATCGCTAAAAATAGCAGCTTTATGTGCAGGAACTAATAATTGTTTAGGACATTCATTGTTGATAACAGCTTGTGCTTTTAATCCAGCATTTAAGTTTTGTAGCTCCTGAGAATCAACACCTATTAAAGAAGCTACAGTATCTAACTTAATTTGGTGGTTAATTTCTATTTTATTAAAGTAGGGTTGGTTAGGAATAGGAGCCAAGTTTACTTGATAGTTATCAGGAGAAAATGCAATTTTAGATAAAGCTAATAATTTAGGTACATAGTGGATGGTTTCATTAGGTAATGATAAATTCCAATAATCAGTCGGTCGATTTAGCTTTTGGTTTTGCTGAATAGCTCTTCTAACCGTTCCTTCACCTGAATTATAAGCTGCTAAAGCCAAAGGCCAATCATTAAACATATTATGTAGATATTGGAGATAATCTAATGCTGCATTAGTAGAAGCAATAATATCCAAACGACCATCATACCAACGAGTTTGTTGAAGATTAAAGTGAGTTCCTGTTCTAGGCATAAATTGCCATAAACCAGCTGCTTTCATATTAGAGTAAGCTGTTGGATTGTAGGCACTTTCCACAGCAGGTAATAAAGCAAGCTCTAAAGGCATATTACGTGCCTCTAATTGCTCAACAATATAGTGTAAATAAGGGCTACCTTTGGCAAATAATCGTTCTGTAGACTTTATATTAGAGGTTAATAAACGTTGTTGTTGGTCGATACGTGAGTTATTTGCACCAAGATATTCATTTTGTAGTTGGAAGCCATTGCGAACTCTTTGCCATAAGTCATCACCATAAAAGCTTTGTTGAATAACAGTGCCTCTTTTTAGAATAATATGTTTATCTTGAGAAAGAGCTACAGCATTATTATTGGATAGTTGATCTTTTTGAGAACTACAGCCAGCCGAAAACATTAATACTAAAGTACTAATTAAAAGTATAGTTTTACATGCTATATTTGATTTAAATACGTTTATTAGGCCAACCACATCAATATATCCCTACATTTAAAGTATCGATTTTAAAAAACATAATTTAAGAGGTCAAGTTTTTACAGGTTATTTCTTGATAAAACTCATCATTTAAAAGTTGTTTTTCCATTCTCTAATAGTTTTAAATATTTCAATAGGTGACTGAAGTTCTTGTTTTATGTGATAGCTAGCCGTTTGTCTGATACTTTCTAAATGACAGCGTAAAAAAGGATTAGTTTGTTGTTCTAAAGTTAAAGTAGTGGGCAATGTTATTTGTTGTTTTCTTCTTAATTCTATACAGTATTCTAGAAGTTTCTTAGCTTTATAATTAGTGGGTTCAACAGTATTAGCAAATTTTAAATTACTTACCGTATATTCATGAGCTGGATAAATAGTTGTTTCAGCAGGGAGTTGGTTAATTTTTTGTAAGGATTGGTACATTTGTTCCATAGTACCTTCAAAGACACGCCCACATCCTCCAGCAAATAAAGTATCACCACTAAAAAGCCAATGAGTTGTATCGTCTAATTGTTTTGGAAAAAAATAAACTATATGATCAAGAGTATGTCCTGGAACAGCTATTACTTGGACTTTTTTTCCAATTATATTAATAAGTTGATTATTTTCTAAAATAATATCTTTACTAGGGATAGAGGGATTATCAGGTGCTAAAACAATTGCTTTTGTGTGTTGTTTTAGGGTGTTAATGCCTCCTGTATGGTCATGGTGATGGTGAGTGATTAAAATATTTGTTAATTGCCACCCAGAATGTTGTCTTAACCATTGTAAAACGGGCTCTGCATCACCTGGGTCTACAGCAGCAACTTGTTTAGTTTTTTTATTTTTGATTAACCAGATATAGTTGTCACTAAAGGCTGATAAGGCTTCTACTTCGAACATGGTAATACTCATGTAATTAACGTAAGTAAAGAAGATAACTTTTTATAACAGATTTTTGAAGTATTTTTTAATATTTTATCTATAGGTTTGTTATATAAAGAGATATATTGATGAATAATTTAAAGGTGTAATCTGTTATATTGTGATTAATAGGAGCAAGATTAATTAAATGACAGAGATACTTCCACCAAATCAACAACAAATGAAGCAGCATGTGCAATCCATTAGGACATGGTTTGCTAGTGGTAAGGGGCAACGATTATTGTCACTTGAAAAACCATTGATTGAGCAAGCGCTTACCTACTATTTTGGTCGTTTTTTATTACAGGCAGGGCCATTATATAATTTAGTACAGCCTATAAAAGATGTCGATGAGATCATTTCTGTAGGTTGTGAAGGTTTCAATGCTGATATAGTTTGTGAGGAACATGCTTGGCCAATTCTGACAGAAGGAGTAGAGGCTGTTGTTTTGCAACATACTTTAGATTTTGCTTACTCTCCTCACAATACTTTACGAGAAGCTGCGCGTTGTATTAGGCCGGGTGGACATATATTAATTGTTGGTTTTAATCCCTATAGTTATTGGGGAATTTATCGGCGTTGCCATTTTGGGGTATTAAGTAAATCTCACAGTATTACTTATAGTCGATTAATGGATTGGCTAAGATTATTAGGTTTCGCTGTTGAACGTACATGGAAAGGGGCCTATGGCCTTCCAAACAGTGTAGTAGTAGATAAAGTGATAGGTTTGGAGGCAATAGGGCAGCATCGTAAATGGTGGGGAAATGGTTTTTATATTGTTAGTGCCCGAAAAATGATGATTCAACCGACACCATTAAAAAGCAAAAAGAAGAGTATTTTAGGTACTTTAGCTCCTATACCAGTGGTTAATAGAAATGATGTGAGGGTAGATGAGCGACATAGTTAAAATTTATACAGATGGAGCTTGTAAAGGTAATCCTGGCCCTGGTGGTTGGGGAGCATTACTGCTTTATAAAGGGATAGAAAAAGAGTTATGGGGTGGCGAACTTGAAACTACTAATAACCGTATGGAGTTATTAGCAGCTATTAAAGGTTTAGCTGCTTTAAAAAGGCCTTGTACAGTTGATTTGCTGACCGATTCACAGTATGTAAAAAAAGGCATTACAGAGTGGTTGGCAGGTTGGAAAGAAAAAGATTGGAAAACAGCTAATAAGAAACCTGTTAAAAATGTAGACTTATGGAAAATGCTGGATGAACAAGTAGTAAGACACCATATTACTTGGAAGTGGGTAAAAGGCCATGCAGGTGATATAGGTAATGAACGTGCAGATCAGCTGGCCAATCGTGGTGTTACTGAAATAATAGAGAGTTTAGGTTAGTTAAAGTAGAGTAGCTATGAGAAGTGTAGTATTAGATACAGAAACTACAGGTATGCCTGTAACAGAAGGCCATCGAATTATTGAAATTGGTTGTGTAGAAATAGTTAATAGGCGCTTAACTAATAGGTATTTTCATGTTTATTTACAGCCAGACCGAGAAATTGATGAAGAAGCTATTAAAGTTCATGGTATTACTAATGAGTTTTTAATTGATAAGCCTCGTTTTAAAGATATTGCTAATGATTTTTATGAGTTTATTAAAGATGCACAGTTAGTGATACATAATGCTGTGTTTGATATTGGCTTTATTAATAATGAATTTGAGCTTTTAGGGCAAACTGATAGAGCTAATGTTGAAGCCTATTGCTCAGTACTAGATTCTTTACAATTAGCTAGAGAACGCCATCCAGGGCAACGTAATAGTTTGGACGCACTTTGTAAGCGTTATCATGTCGATAATTCAGGCCGAGAGTTGCATGGCGCTTTGCTGGATGCTGAGTTATTAGCTGATGTCTATCTAACAATGACAGGTGGGCAGACGAATTTAGGTTTAGAAGCTAATGCACAATCTAATCTGTCAGGGGGGCAAGCTGCTGCTATTCAAAGATTACCTTTGGATCGTCCTAAAACAAGGGTGATAAAAGCAACAGATGAAGAGTTGCTAGCGCATGACGCTAGATTAACTGAAATAGAAAAAGCTTCAGGTAACCCTGCATTTTGGAAAGTATTAACAGATAGTTAACTAATTGTGTCGAATAGCTACAAAATACTGTGCTAGGCTGTTAAACTTTAATTAATTTTATTTTTAAGAATGGGGAGTCTGTTCTATGGCTCGTTCGGTAGAGTCCAGAGTATTACAGTTTTGTCATGGTTATGATGGCCCTTTTTTAGATTGTGCTAGACAGTACGCTAGCCTTTTTAAAGGTACATCTTATAAAGTTACCACTGTATTTTTAACAGGCAAACCCAGTGCTGAAGTGGCAAAACAATGTGCTTCTGATGAAGTACTATTTATGGATTTTACCTCAGCAGATGTACGGGGCTTAAAGCTTAAAGCAATACGTGATTTACGCGCTATTGCTGCTTCACGCGATTTTAAATTTTGTATTGCACACCGCTTTAAACCCATTTGGATTGCTTGTTTAGCTACCTCATTACCTGTTATTGGTGTTCATCATGCATTTGGTGATTATGAGCGTTGGGGACGTCGTTTATTTGCTAACTGGCAAAAGAAAAGATTATCTCTATTAGGTGTATCAAATGCAGTAAGAGATGATATGAGAAAATGCTTGCCAGCTTGGCCCAGTGATCGTATAGAGACACTCTATAATCATATTAGCATCGATCAAGTACGCAGCAAATTACTATCACGAATAGAAGCAAGACATGCATTGCATTTAGATAAGCATGCTTGGATTGTGGGTAATGTTGGTCGTTTGCATCCTGATAAGGATCAGGCTACTTTATTAAGAGCTTTTGCCTTAGCAAAACCAAAGTTACCTAAAAATAGTCAAGTGGCTATTATGGGAACAGGACGTTTGGGAGACCAGCTAAAAGGTTTAGCAAAAGAGTTAGCTATTGCTGAGGATGTATTATTTTTAGGGCAAGTTGAGCAAGCGCGCAGTTATTTCAAAGCATTTGATTTATTTGCTCTTACCTCAGATAAAGAGCCATTTGGTATGGTGCTATTAGAAGCAATGGCTGCAGATATACCCATTATTTGTTCAGATTGTGGCGGTGGTAGAGAAGTAGTAAAGGATGTAGGAATACTTTTCCCCTTTGGTGATGAACAATTATTGGCAGAGGCATTAGTTAGAATGTCTCAATTAACATTAGAACAGCTACAAAGTTGTCATGATGCTATGCAAGTTAAACTTTATAGTCACTTTTCTGATGAGTCAGTAGAGCAGACTTTCTGGCGTTTGCCAATGGTACAACCTTTCAGAATTAATGATGTGGGATAGAGAACCTTCTTTTGTTATTGATATTCTGCCAAAATCAGAAGATATAGATGATTTTGGGCATGTTAATAATGCTATCTATGTAAAATGGTTAGAGGATTGTGCGTGGCAGCACTCTAATTCTCTTGGTTTAAATATGGATGTTTATAGACAACTAGATAGAGGAATGGCAGTTATTCGTCATGAAATAGATTATCTAGCTAGTGTTTATTGTGATGAACAATTAAAGTTAGCTACATGGATTGTAGAGATGGATAATAAACTTAGAATGAGCCGCCAATTCCAATTAATAAATACCCAAAATCAACAAACAGTTTTAAAGGCAAGGACTCAATTCTGTTGTATTCAGCTTACAACAGGAAAGCCTAAGCGGATGCCCATAGAGTTTATTGAATGTTATGGTAAAGCAGCATTAACTTTTGTTTGATCAATATATTGTCGACTGAAAATAAAATTTTATGGTTAGAACGGATGCTAAACATTGACTATATGAAATTATTGGTAATATTATTTAGATTGTAAAAACAATAAAATGGCACAATATATTACTAAAGAGTTATCTTAATTAAATGTAGTATATGTTATGACCAAGAAACTTATTATTTTATTATTTAGCCTTTTTATACCATTCGCCTATGCGGATGTGACGCCTAGTATTTCGCAAAAAGCACAGACTCTTATTTCTGGAAAACAAG
This portion of the Entomomonas sp. E2T0 genome encodes:
- the secY gene encoding preprotein translocase subunit SecY; translated protein: MAKQNALSSFAGGGLTELYTRLKFLFLAIIVYRIGAHIPVPGINPDQLKILFQQQGGTIFDLFNMFSGGSLERMSIFALGIMPYISASIIMQLMTAVVPSLEQLRKEGEAGRRKITQYTRYGALFLAIVQAIGMSLGLASQGVTFSTAFSFFFIAVTTFVAGSMFLMWLGEQITERGVGNGISMLIFAGIVAGIPSAIVHSLAASNETGDYFRSFATLLVVGVLIIAIVAFVVFVERGQRRIEISYARRQQQGYKNFAKQTSHLPLKVNMAGVIPAIFASSILLFPASIAQWFGKAEGLGWLGSVAQLLAPNQPLYILLFIAGIVFFCFFYTALVFNPKDVAENLKKSGAFIPGIRPGEHTARYIDGVLTRLTLFGAIYMAAVCLLPQFLISKIGLPFYLGGTSLLIVVVVVMDFMAQVQSHLVSHQYDSLMKKSNLKTYGRS
- the rpsK gene encoding 30S ribosomal protein S11 — protein: MAKPAARTRKKVKKTVVDGIAHIHASFNNTIVTITDRQGNALSWATAGGSGFRGSRKSTPFAAQVAAERAGQAALEYGLKNLEVNVKGPGPGRESAVRALNACGYKIASITDVTPIPHNGCRPPKKRRV
- the rpsD gene encoding 30S ribosomal protein S4; protein product: MARYIGPKCKLSRREGTDLFLKSGSRALESKCNMETAPGQHGQRRGRLSDYGLQLREKQKVRRIYGVLERQFSGYYKEAARRKGATGENLLQILECRLDNVVFRMGFGATRAEARQLVSHKSITVNGQVVNIPSYQVKAGDVVAVREKCKNQLRIAQALELNSSRGFVAWVEVDANKKEGVFKSVPERSDLPADINENLIVELYSK
- a CDS encoding class I SAM-dependent methyltransferase; protein product: MTEILPPNQQQMKQHVQSIRTWFASGKGQRLLSLEKPLIEQALTYYFGRFLLQAGPLYNLVQPIKDVDEIISVGCEGFNADIVCEEHAWPILTEGVEAVVLQHTLDFAYSPHNTLREAARCIRPGGHILIVGFNPYSYWGIYRRCHFGVLSKSHSITYSRLMDWLRLLGFAVERTWKGAYGLPNSVVVDKVIGLEAIGQHRKWWGNGFYIVSARKMMIQPTPLKSKKKSILGTLAPIPVVNRNDVRVDERHS
- the rpsE gene encoding 30S ribosomal protein S5, whose product is MAEQRRDRDNREEKESRDEGYIEKLVQVNRVAKTVKGGRIFTFTALTVVGDGKGRVGFGRGKSREVPAAIQKAMEAARRNMIQVDLNGTTLQYPIKSVHGASKVYMQPASEGTGIIAGGAMRAVLEVAGVQNVLAKCYGSTNPVNVVYATFKGLRDMQSPDAVATKRGKTVEEIL
- the gloB gene encoding hydroxyacylglutathione hydrolase, with translation MSITMFEVEALSAFSDNYIWLIKNKKTKQVAAVDPGDAEPVLQWLRQHSGWQLTNILITHHHHDHTGGINTLKQHTKAIVLAPDNPSIPSKDIILENNQLINIIGKKVQVIAVPGHTLDHIVYFFPKQLDDTTHWLFSGDTLFAGGCGRVFEGTMEQMYQSLQKINQLPAETTIYPAHEYTVSNLKFANTVEPTNYKAKKLLEYCIELRRKQQITLPTTLTLEQQTNPFLRCHLESIRQTASYHIKQELQSPIEIFKTIREWKNNF
- the rpmD gene encoding 50S ribosomal protein L30; this translates as MATANKVKVTLIKSTNGRLANHKACVKGLGLRRIGHTVEVLDTPENRGMINKAYYLLRVED
- the rpsM gene encoding 30S ribosomal protein S13, with protein sequence MARIAGVNIPDNKHTVISLTYIYGVGRVTAHQICAAAGINPATKIKDLSEEQLEQLRGEVAKFTTEGDLRREVNMNIKRLMDLGCFRGLRHRRGLPVHGQRTKTNARTRKGPRKPIRK
- the rplO gene encoding 50S ribosomal protein L15, with amino-acid sequence MALFLNEIASAPGARKAKLRVGRGIGSGLGKTAGRGHKGVTSRTGGGVAPGFEGGQMPLHRRLPKFGFVSQKALDRAEVRTSELAKVKADVVTLQTLKEANVINYSVKRVKLVLSGKVASAFTLKGIPATKGAREAVEAAGGKFED
- the rnhA gene encoding ribonuclease HI, whose protein sequence is MSDIVKIYTDGACKGNPGPGGWGALLLYKGIEKELWGGELETTNNRMELLAAIKGLAALKRPCTVDLLTDSQYVKKGITEWLAGWKEKDWKTANKKPVKNVDLWKMLDEQVVRHHITWKWVKGHAGDIGNERADQLANRGVTEIIESLG
- the rplQ gene encoding 50S ribosomal protein L17; the encoded protein is MRHRKSGRHLNRTSSHRKAMFQNMAVSLFEHELIKTTLPKAKELRRVAEPLITLAKVDSVANRRLAFSRTRSKEAVGILFNELGKRYATRPGGYIRILKCGFRQGDNAPMAYVELVDRPLKKEAVEVEASAE
- the rpmJ gene encoding 50S ribosomal protein L36 translates to MKVRASVKKLCRNCKIIRRNGIVRVICSAEPRHKQRQG
- a CDS encoding LysM peptidoglycan-binding domain-containing protein, with protein sequence MVGLINVFKSNIACKTILLISTLVLMFSAGCSSQKDQLSNNNAVALSQDKHIILKRGTVIQQSFYGDDLWQRVRNGFQLQNEYLGANNSRIDQQQRLLTSNIKSTERLFAKGSPYLHYIVEQLEARNMPLELALLPAVESAYNPTAYSNMKAAGLWQFMPRTGTHFNLQQTRWYDGRLDIIASTNAALDYLQYLHNMFNDWPLALAAYNSGEGTVRRAIQQNQKLNRPTDYWNLSLPNETIHYVPKLLALSKIAFSPDNYQVNLAPIPNQPYFNKIEINHQIKLDTVASLIGVDSQELQNLNAGLKAQAVINNECPKQLLVPAHKAAIFSDLLATGSIPNENISLWNNYNIRSGDTLGSIAARHNTTVNELRSINKLANNQMLRAGQQLKVPMVASTSTSSNSSEQPLRTIVLKDNRKYTIQAGDNLWSISQKNNIKLERLLELNQLSANASIKPGQQLYLTDRN
- a CDS encoding DNA-directed RNA polymerase subunit alpha; protein product: MHSMLNDFLTPRHIDVEDISTTRAKITLEPLERGFGHTLGNALRRILLSSMPGCAVIEAEIDGVLHEYSTIEGVQEDVIEILLNLKGLAVKLHGRDEVTLTLSKKGEGVVTAADIQLEHDVEIVNPDHIIAHLSNKGALNMRLKIARGRGYVPADARASDDETRAIGRLQLDATFSPVRRVSYVVENARVEQRTNLDKLVLDLETNGTLDPEEAIRRAATILQHQLAAFVDLQSEIETIVDEPEDEIDPILLRPVDDLELTVRSANCLKAENIYYIGDLIQRTEVELLKTPNLGKKSLTEIKDVLASRGLSLGMRLDNWPPASIKKDDRSFG